In Myxococcales bacterium, a genomic segment contains:
- a CDS encoding protein kinase, which yields MTTREAGALVAGRYRLERPLGAGGMGEVWVATNIVTSGRVALKFLKPEYAKVPDLRLRFVREARAASAVSHPNIVTVHDVLDLDSESPVMVMELLQGEALSERLARERALTLGEVARLLVPALHGLQAAHRAGIVHRDLKPDNLFIVRHPDGTEQTKVLDFGIAKMVAAGEEDVGGALTKTGAMMGTPYYMSPEQAFGEKSIDHRSDVWSMGIIFYQCLTGILPTEAGNFGQIVKIITMLGIPPIGERAPSLPSDVASVITRMLSRLAADRPADLADVAAILQPYGSGSVADTKYVVAVAGKMPSSGQGRALTAPSSNGMAASLVEPPLVSRRWAWWLMGGVATLSAVTLAVQQRGATTTSPLQPPASTAQVMAAPPEAKTIMPLAELAERDASAPDTGATTTRLPVKLVAKPEATLASPVRPQASNAPSPKAAEGATPAGSGRVSDRLAPAPF from the coding sequence GTGACGACCCGCGAAGCAGGCGCCCTGGTGGCAGGACGGTACCGGCTCGAGCGACCGCTCGGCGCCGGTGGGATGGGCGAGGTGTGGGTCGCGACGAACATCGTGACGTCGGGCCGCGTCGCCTTGAAGTTCTTGAAGCCCGAATACGCCAAGGTGCCCGATCTGCGGCTGCGCTTTGTGCGTGAGGCGCGCGCCGCGAGCGCCGTGAGTCACCCGAACATCGTCACGGTTCACGATGTGCTCGACCTCGACAGCGAGTCGCCAGTGATGGTCATGGAGCTGCTGCAGGGCGAGGCCCTGAGCGAGCGACTCGCGCGCGAGCGAGCGTTGACGCTCGGCGAGGTCGCTCGCCTGCTCGTGCCCGCGCTCCACGGACTTCAGGCGGCCCATCGGGCCGGGATCGTTCATCGCGACCTCAAGCCCGACAATCTCTTCATCGTGCGGCATCCCGACGGGACCGAACAGACCAAGGTGCTCGACTTCGGCATCGCGAAGATGGTCGCCGCCGGCGAAGAGGACGTGGGAGGCGCGCTGACCAAGACGGGCGCCATGATGGGAACGCCCTATTACATGTCGCCGGAGCAGGCCTTCGGCGAAAAGAGCATCGACCATCGCTCGGACGTTTGGTCGATGGGCATCATCTTCTACCAGTGCTTGACGGGCATCCTGCCTACGGAAGCGGGCAATTTTGGCCAGATCGTGAAGATCATCACGATGCTGGGCATTCCTCCCATCGGCGAGCGCGCGCCGTCGTTGCCGTCTGACGTCGCCTCCGTCATCACGCGTATGTTGTCGCGCCTTGCCGCTGACAGGCCCGCCGATCTCGCGGACGTGGCCGCCATCCTGCAACCCTACGGCTCGGGAAGCGTCGCCGACACCAAGTACGTCGTCGCCGTCGCGGGAAAGATGCCCTCGTCGGGGCAAGGTCGGGCGCTGACGGCGCCGAGCTCCAACGGCATGGCGGCGTCCCTCGTCGAGCCGCCCCTCGTCTCACGACGGTGGGCCTGGTGGTTGATGGGGGGCGTGGCCACGCTTAGCGCGGTCACGCTGGCTGTCCAGCAGCGCGGCGCCACGACGACCAGCCCCCTGCAGCCGCCCGCAAGCACGGCGCAAGTGATGGCCGCTCCACCGGAAGCGAAGACCATCATGCCGCTTGCGGAACTCGCTGAGCGAGACGCGAGCGCGCCCGATACCGGTGCAACGACGACGCGCTTGCCGGTTAAGCTCGTGGCCAAACCGGAGGCGACGCTCGCGTCACCGGTTCGACCGCAGGCATCGAACGCGCCCTCGCCGAAGGCAGCAGAGGGTGCGACGCCCGCTGGGAGCGGACGCGTGTCCGACCGCCTCGCGCCAGCGCCCTTCTGA